In a single window of the Danio rerio strain Tuebingen ecotype United States chromosome 20, GRCz12tu, whole genome shotgun sequence genome:
- the sgcb gene encoding beta-sarcoglycan, with protein sequence MASEQEISNAPMKKSMREKAIERRSANKEHNSNFKAGYVPIEEERLHKTGLRGRKGIFAIGIIILLFLLALINLIITLVIWTVIRIGPGGCESMEFHESGLLRFKQKADMGIVHPLHKSTVGGRKDQDLVITGNNNPVVFRQGNTKLSVEEDKTSIVSDLGISFTDPRTQNTFFSTDFDTHEFHLPKEVKVLNVKKASTERITSNASSDLTIKGDGKAIIRGNEGVYIMGKTVEFSMGGGIELKAENSIILNGSVMISPSRIPNSSLGGDLYFNDGLERYKLCMCADGTLFRVQVKYSNMGCQTSDNPCGAAH encoded by the exons ATGGCGTCGGAGCAG GAAATCTCAAATGCGCCGATGAAGAAGTCCATGAGGGAAAAGGCAATTGAGCGTAGATCAGCTAACAAAGAGCATAACAGTAATTTTAAGGCAGGATATGTTCCAATTGAAGAGGAGAGACTCCACAAGACAGGACTGCGGGGTCGCAAGGGCATCTTCGCCATTGGCATAATCATCCTGCTTTTTCTGCTTGCTCTCATTAACCTCATT ATAACTCTGGTGATATGGACAGTGATACGGATAGGTCCTGGCGGCTGTGAAAGCATGGAGTTTCATGAGAGTGGACTGCTGCGCTTCAAACAGAAGGCTGATATGGGTATAGTCCACCCTCTACACAAGAGCACAGTGGGCGGCAGGAAGGACCAGGACCTTGTCATTACAGGCAACAATAACCCA GTGGTATTCCGGCAGGGCAACACAAAGCTGAGTGTAGAGGAAGATAAGACGTCTATTGTCAGCGATTTGGGCATTTCCTTCACTGACCCGCGCACTCAGAATACTTTCTTTAGCACTGATTTTGACACCCATGAATTCCACCTGCCCAAAGAGGTCAAGGTTCTCAACGTAAAGAAAGCTTCTACTGAGAGA ATAACCAGCAATGCATCATCTGACCTCACTATCAAAGGAGATGGTAAGGCCATTATTCGTGGCAACGAGGGAGTTTACATCATGGGCAAAACTGTGGAGTTCAGCATGGGCGGGGGTATTGAACTGAAAGCG GAAAACAGCATTATTCTAAACGGCTCGGTGATGATCAGCCCTTCACGTATACCAAACTCCTCTCTCGGGGGAGATCTGTACTTCAATGATGGCCTGGAGAGGTATAAACTCTGCATGTGTGCAGACGGGACGCTTTTCAGAGTTCAGGTCAAATACTCCAACATGGGCTGCCAAACATCTGACAATCCGTGTGGGGCAGCGCACTAA